From the genome of Streptomyces sp. NBC_00659, one region includes:
- a CDS encoding SRPBCC family protein, giving the protein MSGQFEATTEINRPVEEVFAYLAAGTNDPRFSPRVQAITKTPEGPTAVGTVFTSTVKDAGMKTGREFRITEFEPSRRIRWAEISKNTVMAKEGGYDLESTGPRTTRVRIFNVLEGHGIGKLLVGLALSAARKDADAFGQRIKAAVEAS; this is encoded by the coding sequence GTGTCCGGTCAGTTCGAGGCGACAACCGAGATCAACCGCCCCGTCGAGGAGGTGTTCGCCTACCTCGCCGCCGGCACGAACGACCCCCGGTTCAGCCCCAGGGTGCAGGCGATCACGAAGACTCCGGAGGGCCCGACGGCCGTGGGCACCGTCTTCACCAGCACCGTCAAGGACGCCGGAATGAAGACGGGCCGGGAGTTCCGCATCACCGAGTTCGAGCCGTCCCGCCGGATCCGCTGGGCCGAGATCTCGAAGAACACCGTCATGGCGAAGGAGGGCGGCTACGACCTCGAGTCCACCGGCCCCCGGACCACCCGGGTCCGGATCTTCAACGTCCTTGAGGGCCATGGCATCGGCAAACTCCTGGTGGGCTTGGCGCTGAGTGCGGCCCGCAAGGACGCGGACGCCTTCGGCCAGCGGATCAAGGCAGCCGTCGAGGCCTCCTGA
- a CDS encoding molybdenum cofactor biosysynthesis protein yields MARVEVLQLLVSAVHRFEGRPGDGVPPLPDAELVTTAQVRAGLGIVGDRYFNHPAHRNASITLVAAERFPQGTAAEADLRLTRRNVLLRGVDIDACVGATISLDCGTGPVLLAVRGAARPCAWMDTTLGPGARRALRDGGGIRCRPLTDGTLAVGPAEFTVVEPAPAKD; encoded by the coding sequence ATGGCGCGTGTGGAAGTCCTTCAGCTGCTGGTCTCGGCCGTGCACCGGTTCGAGGGCCGACCGGGCGACGGGGTGCCCCCGCTGCCCGACGCGGAACTGGTGACGACCGCTCAGGTGCGCGCCGGACTCGGGATCGTCGGCGACCGCTACTTCAACCATCCGGCCCATCGGAACGCGTCGATCACCCTCGTGGCGGCCGAGCGCTTTCCGCAGGGGACGGCCGCGGAAGCGGACCTCCGGCTGACCCGGCGCAACGTTCTGCTCCGGGGCGTGGACATCGACGCCTGTGTCGGCGCGACGATCTCCCTGGACTGCGGCACCGGGCCCGTGCTGCTCGCCGTACGCGGCGCGGCCAGGCCCTGCGCCTGGATGGACACCACGCTCGGCCCCGGCGCGCGACGGGCGCTGCGCGACGGCGGGGGAATCCGCTGCCGCCCGCTGACCGACGGCACTCTCGCGGTGGGGCCCGCCGAGTTCACGGTGGTGGAGCCGGCACCCGCGAAGGACTGA
- a CDS encoding ArsR/SmtB family transcription factor → MSDERLSRVFSALADPTRRDIVARLAAGDATVNELAEPYDVTVQAVSKHIRVLEDAGLVSRSRDAQRRPCHLEGEVFDLMTRWIERYRREAEDRFHRLDAVLERMGDQPGEGTSGKEAAS, encoded by the coding sequence GTGTCCGACGAGCGGCTGTCCCGGGTGTTCTCGGCCCTGGCCGACCCGACGCGGCGCGACATCGTGGCCAGGCTGGCCGCGGGGGACGCCACGGTCAACGAACTGGCCGAGCCCTACGACGTGACGGTGCAGGCCGTGTCCAAGCACATCCGGGTGCTGGAGGACGCCGGTCTGGTCAGCCGCAGCAGAGACGCCCAGCGTCGGCCCTGCCACCTCGAAGGCGAGGTCTTCGACCTGATGACGCGATGGATCGAACGCTACCGACGCGAGGCGGAGGACCGTTTCCACCGGCTCGACGCCGTCCTCGAACGGATGGGGGACCAGCCGGGCGAAGGCACCTCCGGCAAGGAGGCGGCATCATGA
- a CDS encoding SRPBCC family protein, translating to MSTANRSDRHETRIVADPALPTILITREFDAPAERVFRAYTDPGLVVQWLGPRRLTMRIDVYEARTGGSYRYVHREADGTEYGFRGVFHEVRRDERIVQTFAYDGFPDGVSLETTLFEDLGGRTRVTTTSLMASVEARDAMIRSGMQRGVREGHERLDELLGGRRSGNA from the coding sequence ATGAGCACCGCGAACCGGAGCGACCGGCACGAGACGCGGATCGTGGCCGACCCGGCGCTGCCCACCATCCTCATCACCCGGGAGTTCGACGCCCCCGCGGAGCGTGTGTTCAGGGCGTACACCGATCCCGGTCTCGTCGTGCAGTGGCTCGGCCCGCGTCGGCTGACCATGCGGATCGACGTGTACGAGGCGCGCACCGGTGGCTCGTACCGCTATGTGCATCGCGAGGCGGACGGGACGGAGTACGGCTTCCGCGGCGTGTTCCACGAGGTGCGCCGCGACGAGCGCATCGTGCAGACCTTCGCCTACGACGGCTTCCCGGACGGCGTCAGCCTGGAGACCACGCTCTTCGAGGACCTCGGCGGCCGGACCCGGGTCACCACCACCTCGCTCATGGCGTCCGTCGAGGCCCGCGACGCGATGATCAGAAGCGGTATGCAACGCGGTGTCCGCGAGGGCCATGAGCGCCTCGACGAACTGCTCGGCGGCCGCCGGAGCGGGAACGCCTGA
- a CDS encoding TIGR03086 family metal-binding protein, with amino-acid sequence MTSAADEHRTVAEIFTERVRGVRPGAWENPAPCDGWVARDVVRHLVEWFPDFLKAGAGVELPKGPSVDDDPVKAWTVHSDGVQALLDDPATAHRTLSNPHIGEVPLDQAVDRFYTADVFMHTWDLARASGQDERLDPARCARLLDGMLPLDDVLRGSGQYGPRVEVPETVDVQTRLLAFIGRNP; translated from the coding sequence ATGACGAGCGCAGCCGACGAGCACCGCACTGTCGCCGAGATCTTCACCGAACGGGTGCGCGGAGTGCGCCCCGGGGCCTGGGAGAACCCCGCGCCGTGCGACGGCTGGGTCGCCCGGGACGTGGTGCGTCACCTGGTCGAGTGGTTCCCCGACTTCCTGAAGGCGGGCGCCGGGGTCGAACTGCCGAAGGGGCCGTCGGTGGACGACGACCCGGTGAAGGCCTGGACGGTGCACAGCGACGGAGTGCAGGCACTCCTCGACGATCCGGCCACGGCGCACAGAACGCTGTCGAACCCGCACATCGGCGAGGTCCCGCTGGACCAGGCGGTCGACCGCTTCTACACCGCCGACGTCTTCATGCACACCTGGGACCTGGCACGCGCCAGCGGCCAGGACGAGCGCCTCGACCCCGCCAGGTGCGCCCGGTTGCTCGACGGCATGCTGCCGCTCGACGACGTGCTGCGCGGGAGCGGACAGTACGGGCCACGGGTCGAGGTCCCGGAGACCGTCGACGTACAGACGCGCCTGCTCGCCTTCATCGGACGCAATCCCTGA
- a CDS encoding FUSC family protein, whose product MPKRPPSPGRVRAARQSVRVTVASATGFYSALYVLDQPVVAVYALFAPIALGVLSPIPGGGRDRARTMLIVLPVAVALTALGTALAVTTVSAVAGMLVVGFAVSFASAYGPAAAGAVPGLLLFYVLACFPPYAPDTLPQRLGGLLAGVVLLVVCELLLLPAPPVQPYRERIAAALDLAAASALASAQGHRRSPERARRLRAEGLALRLSQAPPGSRPTGAGRTDRGLAQAGAATRRVLDQLARMAERPDSATAADPPSEELLRGVAAGCTATADALRGARAVPGPEALEEMVADFVAVRGRPSGSGPDTDAKASQRLLECRSDLLVTAASALTAQAAVAVAIGGRRDAAGLPPEQFWYAGPSTARLLALRLTGNLTLRSVLFQNAVRTALGLGAARLVAGTLDLSHGFWVLLTVLTLGRTTAGATWSTVRSAAVGTLVGALAAGVLIFEAGGTVEVYAAVLVPAMFVAFSVGPIAGPAWAQGLFTLVVAAAFSQLAPADWRLAGTRLLDVLAGCTIGLVCGVLAWPAGAHAEVRRGVADMLRSAAPLVRVTVSAVVRASGTSGAPEASGTSGTSGDARPRHGGTDEALRLTRHRLRIAERAYAQYRTEGGRNAVDSGPDWHLALNCVSHAVIGSHWLPRQAYGPAPPEAVRWARESAGRLASAMDSAAAFPPGGVRAAPVPLPHEVVSAAPAPVLPALVDIDTWLRTLAAELTAIGGSRPDGPPPPVRGDGTPPATARDATAGTAAMPRPLQEGDGVGR is encoded by the coding sequence ATGCCGAAGCGGCCCCCCTCCCCCGGTCGCGTACGGGCCGCGCGGCAGTCCGTACGGGTCACGGTCGCGTCCGCCACGGGCTTCTACTCGGCCCTCTACGTGCTGGACCAGCCGGTCGTCGCCGTCTACGCCCTCTTCGCGCCGATCGCGCTCGGCGTCCTCTCCCCGATCCCGGGCGGCGGCCGCGACCGGGCTCGGACCATGCTGATCGTGCTGCCGGTGGCCGTGGCGCTGACGGCCCTCGGCACCGCTCTCGCCGTGACTACGGTCTCCGCCGTCGCCGGGATGCTGGTGGTCGGCTTCGCCGTCTCCTTCGCCTCCGCGTACGGACCGGCCGCGGCGGGCGCTGTCCCGGGGCTGCTGCTCTTCTACGTGCTCGCGTGCTTCCCGCCGTACGCGCCGGACACCCTTCCGCAGCGCCTCGGCGGCCTGCTGGCCGGTGTCGTCCTGCTGGTCGTGTGCGAGCTGCTGCTCCTGCCCGCCCCGCCCGTCCAGCCGTATCGGGAACGGATCGCCGCCGCCCTCGACCTCGCGGCCGCTTCGGCGCTCGCGTCCGCCCAGGGCCACCGTCGCTCTCCCGAGCGGGCCCGGCGCCTGCGCGCGGAAGGGCTGGCGCTGCGGCTGTCACAGGCGCCACCGGGCTCACGTCCGACGGGGGCGGGCCGCACCGACCGGGGGCTGGCGCAGGCCGGAGCCGCGACACGGCGGGTACTGGATCAGCTCGCCCGGATGGCCGAGCGGCCGGACTCCGCCACGGCCGCCGATCCGCCCTCCGAGGAGCTGCTGCGTGGTGTCGCGGCCGGCTGCACCGCGACGGCGGACGCTCTGCGTGGTGCCCGCGCCGTCCCGGGGCCCGAGGCCCTGGAAGAGATGGTCGCCGACTTCGTCGCCGTCCGCGGACGTCCGTCCGGCAGCGGGCCCGACACGGACGCCAAAGCGTCGCAGCGACTGCTGGAGTGCCGGTCCGACCTGCTGGTCACGGCGGCCTCGGCCCTGACTGCCCAGGCGGCGGTGGCCGTGGCGATCGGTGGGCGCCGCGACGCGGCCGGTCTGCCGCCCGAACAGTTCTGGTACGCGGGGCCCTCCACGGCGCGGCTCCTCGCGCTGCGTCTGACCGGCAACCTCACCCTGCGCTCGGTCCTGTTCCAGAACGCCGTACGCACGGCCCTGGGTCTCGGCGCCGCCCGTCTGGTGGCCGGGACCCTGGACCTCTCGCACGGTTTCTGGGTGCTGCTGACCGTGCTGACGCTGGGGCGCACGACCGCGGGAGCGACCTGGTCCACGGTGCGCTCGGCGGCGGTCGGAACACTGGTGGGCGCGCTGGCCGCCGGGGTGCTGATCTTCGAGGCCGGCGGCACCGTCGAGGTGTACGCCGCCGTGCTGGTGCCGGCCATGTTCGTGGCGTTCTCGGTGGGGCCGATCGCGGGACCGGCCTGGGCGCAGGGTCTGTTCACCCTGGTCGTCGCCGCCGCCTTCAGCCAGCTCGCCCCGGCCGACTGGCGGCTGGCGGGGACACGGCTGCTCGACGTCCTGGCGGGCTGCACGATCGGGCTGGTGTGCGGCGTGCTCGCCTGGCCCGCGGGAGCCCACGCCGAGGTTCGGCGCGGCGTGGCGGACATGCTGCGTTCCGCGGCGCCCCTGGTGCGGGTCACCGTGTCCGCCGTGGTCCGCGCGTCCGGGACGTCCGGCGCACCCGAGGCGTCCGGGACGTCGGGGACGTCCGGCGATGCACGGCCTCGGCACGGCGGCACCGATGAGGCGCTCAGGCTGACCCGGCACCGGCTCCGCATCGCCGAGCGCGCCTACGCGCAGTACCGGACCGAGGGCGGCAGGAACGCCGTCGACAGCGGACCGGACTGGCACCTGGCGCTCAACTGCGTCTCCCACGCGGTGATCGGATCCCATTGGCTGCCCCGGCAGGCGTACGGTCCGGCGCCGCCCGAAGCGGTCCGGTGGGCGCGGGAGTCCGCGGGGCGACTGGCCTCGGCGATGGACAGCGCGGCGGCCTTCCCGCCCGGTGGCGTCCGGGCGGCGCCGGTGCCCCTTCCGCACGAGGTCGTCTCCGCCGCCCCGGCCCCCGTCCTGCCCGCGCTGGTCGACATCGACACCTGGCTGCGGACTCTCGCGGCGGAGCTGACGGCGATCGGCGGAAGCCGTCCGGACGGGCCGCCGCCTCCGGTCCGAGGCGACGGAACGCCACCGGCGACCGCCCGCGATGCCACGGCCGGTACAGCCGCGATGCCGCGGCCGCTGCAGGAGGGTGACGGCGTCGGAAGGTGA
- a CDS encoding serine/threonine-protein kinase has protein sequence MSESGSSGRVQPAQAGDPSRIGPYRIVGRLGAGGMGTVHAGVASDGTRVAVKVIQPSQAQEPEFRARFRREVDMSSRVTGPYLVPLLTADANATQPWLATEYVAGPTLHEHVLAQGRVTGPSLYAFAAATAQALAAVHAVGVVHRDVKPQNVILTPSGPRVLDFGIAHGDDDTRVTRPGATTGTPGWIGPEQYRTGAAGSGSDVFAWGVLVAYAATGKSPFGTGAPDVVAFRVMSGEPDLDGVPAPLREIVLRALAKEPGDRPSAADAAEECFELLAAQLIQAMRADTLFTRAEDMITAVWDMPHVDDPAWPRPARRGRRPWAGVFVVAAAVIGGLAGGVVALMPGKPESGRHPTSNASSLPASSAPGASDPASSAAVSSPAGIPQPSGTGTGASTRASASVKLEQATSGRPASVESWADARSARGEGEHDVARAVLRDQGVLVRELGGAIGLVPNTVRFHASRGEVYLSYRLTSDEAGTLYAETEVAGLMCRTLRESVLRLHPELPYRAFVMVREETGQDPLVTWDDDFLTDARCASADDDLSPAAAALGWEPDEPGLGQAMIPSTDRDEIGVADRATRRIIERTNGMRTALGTDRALGNAELKVGFDPSRSAMYVWSDYGTWNQQQAAAWAGMAAGEACRALVRQRDSAGDAWPYSRYAVAERGGSGYLMIRWGTAGTLADCPA, from the coding sequence GTGAGCGAATCCGGATCCTCCGGAAGAGTCCAGCCGGCTCAGGCCGGCGATCCCTCCCGAATAGGTCCGTACCGGATCGTCGGTCGTCTCGGTGCCGGTGGCATGGGTACCGTCCACGCGGGCGTGGCCTCCGACGGAACGCGTGTGGCGGTGAAGGTGATTCAGCCCTCGCAGGCCCAAGAACCGGAATTCAGGGCCCGTTTCAGGCGTGAGGTCGACATGTCCTCCCGTGTCACCGGCCCGTACCTGGTCCCGCTGCTCACCGCCGACGCGAACGCCACGCAGCCGTGGCTCGCCACCGAGTACGTCGCCGGGCCGACGCTGCACGAGCACGTGCTCGCCCAGGGGCGGGTCACCGGACCCAGTCTGTACGCTTTCGCGGCCGCCACCGCGCAGGCGTTGGCCGCCGTGCACGCCGTCGGCGTGGTGCACCGTGATGTGAAACCGCAGAACGTCATCCTCACGCCCTCCGGTCCCCGCGTCCTGGATTTCGGCATCGCGCACGGCGACGACGACACCAGAGTCACCCGTCCCGGAGCCACGACCGGTACCCCGGGCTGGATCGGTCCCGAGCAGTACCGGACGGGTGCCGCCGGGTCCGGGAGCGATGTGTTCGCCTGGGGAGTGCTCGTGGCCTACGCGGCCACCGGGAAGTCTCCGTTCGGGACGGGCGCGCCCGACGTGGTCGCGTTCCGCGTGATGTCGGGTGAACCCGACCTGGACGGTGTCCCCGCGCCCCTGCGCGAGATCGTGCTGCGGGCACTGGCCAAGGAACCGGGGGACCGTCCCTCGGCCGCCGACGCCGCCGAGGAGTGCTTCGAACTCCTGGCCGCGCAGCTGATCCAGGCGATGCGGGCCGACACGTTGTTCACGCGGGCGGAGGACATGATCACCGCGGTCTGGGACATGCCTCACGTGGACGATCCGGCGTGGCCACGGCCCGCGAGACGCGGGCGAAGGCCATGGGCGGGCGTGTTCGTTGTCGCGGCCGCGGTCATCGGGGGCCTGGCGGGCGGAGTGGTCGCCCTGATGCCCGGCAAACCGGAGAGCGGCCGCCACCCGACGTCGAACGCTTCCTCCCTCCCGGCTTCCTCCGCTCCCGGCGCTTCCGACCCCGCTTCCTCGGCTGCCGTCTCCTCCCCGGCCGGCATCCCGCAGCCGTCCGGGACGGGCACCGGGGCGAGCACGAGGGCGAGCGCGTCGGTGAAGCTCGAGCAGGCCACGAGCGGCCGTCCGGCGAGTGTGGAGAGCTGGGCCGACGCGAGGTCGGCACGGGGCGAGGGTGAACACGACGTGGCCCGTGCCGTCCTGCGCGACCAGGGCGTTCTCGTCCGGGAACTCGGCGGCGCCATCGGCCTCGTCCCGAACACCGTGAGGTTCCACGCGTCGCGCGGGGAGGTCTACCTGTCGTACCGGCTCACCTCCGACGAGGCGGGGACGCTGTACGCGGAGACGGAGGTCGCCGGTCTGATGTGCCGGACGCTGCGGGAGTCCGTTCTGCGTCTGCACCCGGAACTGCCGTACCGCGCCTTTGTGATGGTGAGGGAAGAGACCGGTCAGGACCCGCTGGTGACCTGGGACGACGACTTCCTCACCGACGCCCGATGCGCATCGGCCGACGACGACTTGAGCCCTGCTGCCGCCGCACTGGGCTGGGAACCGGACGAACCGGGCCTTGGCCAGGCCATGATTCCCAGCACCGACCGCGACGAGATCGGCGTCGCGGACCGTGCCACCCGAAGGATCATCGAGCGGACCAACGGGATGCGTACGGCGCTCGGTACGGATCGCGCGCTCGGCAACGCGGAGCTCAAGGTGGGCTTCGATCCGAGCCGCTCGGCGATGTATGTGTGGTCGGACTACGGGACGTGGAATCAGCAGCAGGCCGCGGCCTGGGCGGGCATGGCGGCGGGCGAGGCGTGCCGGGCCCTGGTGCGGCAGCGGGACAGCGCGGGCGACGCGTGGCCGTACTCCCGTTACGCCGTGGCGGAGAGAGGCGGCTCCGGCTATCTGATGATCCGCTGGGGCACGGCCGGAACCCTGGCCGACTGTCCGGCCTGA
- a CDS encoding deoxyxylulose-5-phosphate synthase, whose amino-acid sequence MPSGKTSYVCLPCRASYKQPYDGDRPVRICPRCASPLIHVGSAFAAPRRRDTAAWRTLSVLLHAGVRFHKSCCGGPGYRPRTLREVRERMAYARRTGEPFARALRRHDVP is encoded by the coding sequence ATGCCTTCCGGAAAGACGTCGTACGTGTGCCTGCCCTGCCGGGCGTCGTACAAGCAGCCGTACGACGGGGACCGTCCCGTGCGGATCTGCCCCCGGTGCGCCTCGCCGCTCATCCACGTGGGGTCGGCCTTCGCGGCGCCCAGGCGTCGGGACACCGCGGCCTGGAGGACACTCTCCGTCCTGCTCCACGCGGGCGTCCGCTTCCACAAGAGTTGCTGCGGCGGACCCGGTTACCGCCCCCGGACCCTGCGCGAAGTCCGTGAGCGGATGGCGTACGCGCGACGCACCGGCGAGCCCTTCGCCCGGGCGCTCAGGCGTCACGACGTGCCCTGA
- a CDS encoding lamin tail domain-containing protein, translating to MSVSTTVTARRVAAAVIAAGALVGTASVSASAAEPRFDRSYVAISRVQSDAPGFDDRSARSLNAEWVEITNSGRHGVNLNGWTLSDEDGNRYSFRHFTLAGRATVRVHTGYGRDTSRDLFQDRRNEVWDNRSDEATLRTARGRFVDSVSWDRYYDRNHGRDDHRGHGRDDHRGHGDHRNHGRDDHRGHGDHRNHGRDDHRGHGDHRGHGDHRGQQGQQGQGPRQGQQGQHGQQGQGPRQGQQGQHGQQGQGPRQGQQGQQGQGQGQHGQQGQGPRQGQQGQGLGHLLGH from the coding sequence ATGTCCGTTTCCACGACTGTCACTGCCCGCCGTGTGGCGGCCGCGGTCATCGCGGCCGGCGCGCTGGTCGGCACGGCGTCCGTGTCGGCCTCGGCCGCCGAGCCGCGCTTCGACCGCTCATACGTCGCCATCAGCAGGGTCCAGAGCGACGCGCCGGGCTTTGACGACCGCTCCGCGCGTTCTCTGAACGCGGAGTGGGTGGAAATCACCAACTCCGGTCGCCACGGGGTGAACCTGAACGGGTGGACGCTGTCGGACGAGGACGGCAACCGCTACAGCTTCAGGCACTTCACCCTGGCCGGCCGTGCCACCGTCCGTGTCCACACCGGCTACGGCCGTGACACCAGCCGTGACCTCTTCCAGGACCGTCGCAACGAGGTCTGGGACAACCGTTCCGACGAAGCCACGCTGCGGACCGCCCGCGGCCGCTTCGTCGACAGCGTCTCCTGGGACCGGTACTACGACCGCAACCACGGCCGTGACGACCACCGTGGCCACGGCCGTGACGACCACCGGGGTCACGGCGACCACCGCAACCACGGCCGTGACGACCACCGCGGCCACGGCGACCACCGCAACCACGGCCGTGACGACCACCGCGGCCACGGCGACCACCGTGGGCACGGCGACCACCGGGGTCAGCAGGGCCAGCAGGGTCAGGGTCCGCGCCAGGGCCAGCAGGGCCAGCACGGCCAGCAGGGTCAGGGTCCGCGCCAGGGACAGCAGGGCCAGCACGGCCAGCAGGGTCAGGGTCCGCGCCAGGGACAGCAGGGCCAGCAGGGCCAGGGACAGGGCCAGCACGGCCAGCAGGGTCAGGGTCCGCGCCAGGGACAGCAGGGTCAGGGGCTGGGCCACCTCCTCGGTCACTGA
- a CDS encoding ABC transporter permease: MTTDVDIPVRAKNTAEEEPTGAGRSERLSALAQQHGALVTLVVAMTAASLSFDTFLTGDNLENMALSSAFLAVVALGMTFVIITGGIDLSVGSLFALGGVLAAWGSRYGAVVALLLPLAVCGLIGLVNGLLIARSRLAPFIVTLASMLGARGILLSVTDEGSKTYLVDKGSFFAELGQGSLLGVGLPVWITVALFVLGAVVLRRTRFGQYVYAVGGNEDAAALMGAPVARTKISVYTLSGLCAGLAGALNAAWLASGVTILGSGMELEAISAVVIGGTLLTGGFGFISGSLVGVLLLKVIQNVINQIGSLDSAYQQVVSGAFLAVVVIAQTWLGRRRRVL; the protein is encoded by the coding sequence ATGACGACCGACGTGGACATTCCGGTGCGCGCGAAGAACACGGCCGAGGAGGAACCGACCGGCGCCGGCCGCTCCGAACGGCTCAGCGCCCTCGCCCAGCAGCACGGCGCGCTGGTCACGCTGGTCGTCGCGATGACCGCGGCGTCCCTCAGCTTCGACACCTTCCTGACCGGCGACAACCTGGAGAACATGGCGCTCTCCTCGGCGTTCCTCGCCGTGGTCGCGCTCGGCATGACCTTCGTCATCATCACCGGCGGCATCGATCTGTCGGTGGGCTCGCTGTTCGCGCTCGGCGGTGTGCTCGCGGCCTGGGGATCGCGGTACGGAGCGGTCGTCGCGCTGCTGCTCCCCCTGGCCGTCTGCGGACTGATCGGCCTCGTCAACGGACTGCTGATCGCCCGTTCGCGCCTCGCTCCGTTCATCGTCACGCTGGCCTCGATGCTGGGTGCCCGGGGCATTCTGCTCTCCGTCACCGACGAGGGATCGAAGACGTATCTCGTGGACAAGGGGTCGTTCTTCGCGGAGCTCGGACAAGGCTCGCTGCTCGGCGTCGGCCTGCCCGTGTGGATCACCGTCGCGCTGTTCGTCCTCGGTGCGGTGGTCCTGCGGCGCACCCGGTTCGGGCAGTACGTGTACGCGGTCGGCGGGAACGAGGACGCGGCGGCGCTGATGGGCGCCCCCGTGGCCCGTACGAAGATCTCCGTCTACACGCTGTCCGGGCTGTGCGCGGGACTCGCCGGGGCGCTCAACGCGGCATGGCTCGCGTCCGGCGTCACGATCCTGGGCTCGGGCATGGAGCTGGAGGCGATCTCCGCCGTCGTCATCGGCGGCACCCTGCTCACCGGCGGGTTCGGTTTCATCAGCGGCTCACTCGTCGGAGTGCTGCTCCTGAAAGTCATCCAGAACGTGATCAACCAGATCGGCTCCCTGGACTCCGCCTACCAACAGGTCGTCAGCGGTGCCTTCCTCGCCGTCGTCGTCATCGCGCAGACCTGGCTCGGACGCAGACGCCGGGTGCTGTGA
- a CDS encoding ABC transporter permease, translating to MTDLTLGRVSADRDRLLALLQEYGVYLGVVVLFLVNTVFTPHFLSTENFRTQAVQVAPVLIVALGMALAIGSEGVDLAVGSVMALSTSLLSLYLGYGPGIAVLIALVGGAVVGVANGSLIAFVGVQPIVATLALMVAGRGLALVLLPQLKDVHDPAMAELGSGDVLGVPYVVLIAAALALLVGFVVRRTTFGRSLLAIGDSRPAARLAGLPVRRVLILVYVCSGVLAAVAGVLATARLTASDPSSLGNLMELSAITAVVVGGTPLSGGRIRIGGTVAGAVLIQLLTTTLIKHDLPPSWTQIAQAVVIVLAVYAARERGKR from the coding sequence GACCTGACCCTCGGCCGGGTCTCCGCCGACCGCGACCGTCTGCTGGCCCTGCTCCAGGAGTACGGCGTCTACCTGGGCGTCGTGGTCCTCTTCCTGGTGAACACCGTCTTCACCCCGCACTTCCTGTCCACGGAGAACTTCCGCACCCAGGCGGTCCAGGTCGCACCGGTCCTCATCGTGGCACTCGGCATGGCACTGGCGATCGGCAGCGAGGGCGTCGACCTGGCGGTGGGCTCGGTGATGGCCCTGTCCACCTCGCTCCTGTCCCTCTATCTCGGCTACGGACCCGGGATCGCCGTCCTGATCGCGCTCGTGGGCGGTGCCGTGGTGGGTGTCGCGAACGGATCGCTCATCGCGTTCGTCGGCGTCCAGCCGATCGTGGCGACACTCGCCCTGATGGTCGCCGGGCGCGGGCTGGCCCTGGTACTCCTCCCCCAGCTCAAGGACGTCCACGACCCGGCCATGGCGGAACTCGGCTCCGGCGACGTCCTGGGCGTCCCGTACGTCGTCCTGATCGCCGCGGCCCTCGCCCTGCTCGTCGGCTTCGTCGTACGCCGCACGACCTTCGGCCGCAGCCTCCTCGCCATCGGGGACAGCCGCCCCGCGGCCCGGCTCGCCGGACTGCCGGTACGCCGCGTCCTCATCCTGGTGTACGTGTGCTCGGGCGTCCTCGCGGCCGTCGCGGGCGTCCTGGCCACCGCCCGCCTCACCGCGAGCGACCCGTCCTCGCTCGGCAACCTGATGGAACTGTCCGCCATCACCGCCGTCGTGGTCGGCGGGACACCGCTGAGCGGTGGCCGTATCCGGATCGGCGGCACGGTCGCCGGCGCCGTCCTCATCCAGTTGCTCACCACCACGCTCATCAAGCACGATCTGCCGCCGTCGTGGACCCAGATCGCCCAGGCCGTGGTGATCGTCCTCGCCGTCTACGCGGCCCGGGAACGAGGAAAGCGATGA